One Oryza brachyantha chromosome 3, ObraRS2, whole genome shotgun sequence DNA segment encodes these proteins:
- the LOC102718159 gene encoding uncharacterized protein LOC102718159 isoform X2, whose protein sequence is MKPPSPPKQTAAAAPATATTAQGFEIGQITCVKDLLPLLEGVPVTYRFDKYNATLEGTVASDGYVCACPAHAACGYRGKGLSALQFEKHAGVTSKNQNGHIFLRNGRSLYELFHALREVPAENFPEAFRMAAGVPMTVLAAAAAAASEEPPRERGSAAAEQPPASATPRPRPTVEMLTEEEKAGLSLLGLRASVSTTETNPMDGVEGLASEAIIVPSSDQAMPDAEEMGNAAAERPRNSVLSTATTVKVPVMTGNDRAMADAKEMRGADVEQDGGLSTALAVKLEVTSGNDHAMPDAKDTRNADLEQPRDSVLATASVVKVELGAVNDHAMPNSEQTRNPILEQPWDSNLSTNTPVKMRVTETKYRPESILKDVRGLLSTGLLEGFRVTYKKNEAERIGRINGQGYSCGCSECGYKNIMNACEFEQHSGESSNNQNNHIFLDSGISLYMVIQGLKYTKLDMLGDVIGKEIGLPPNMFQYEKWKASFQLEKDDFDDAPSEPCSTQSSQEFAIALTDSLKDSTNNASSILNWSSFRRRSDRQFKRGCAETLTPILSRSPDKETSGLSTGTSMKSGTEETPSENTTVLLAPDGIKCNSAGRIALSSTSSECDPINLALPLSSPLTVIQDPPPDHNVDSNSKDLWQPKVRDNTLHPMLFKEGGLPDFTLLTYKTKNGEVLMQGYKLGTGIVCDCCSSEFTPSHFEKHVGMGKRRQPYRSIYTSDGLTLHELALKLQDSSQTMNSTVLCTVDELPNLTSGSGREALTASRPIIFPLKRTLQERVSKVESCYICGDHHTAIGVISIDMIVFCNQCERACHVKCYNNGLQKPKAPLKVLGEYTQFNFMCSEKCQMLRASLHEALNKREEIAFLRQTRSSICWQLLSGMNMRSDVQQYMHQVIEIFKDSFARTAAQDIDVIQDMVNS, encoded by the exons ATgaagccgccgtcgccaccgaagcagacggcggcggcggcgccggcgacggcgaccacgGCGCAGGGGTTCGAGATCGGTCAGATCACCTGCGTCAAGGacctcctcccgctcctggAGGGCGTCCCCGTTACGTATCGGTTCGACAAGTACAAC GCGACGCTCGAGGGGACTGTCGCCTCCGACGGCTACGTCTGCGCCTGCCCCGCCCACGCGGCCTGCGGCTACCGTGGCAAG GGGCTGTCGGCGTTGCAGTTCGAGAAGCACGCGGGGGTGACGTCGAAGAACCAGAACGGCCACATATTCCTCCGCAACGGCCGCTCGCTCTACGAGCTCTTCCACGCGCTCAGGGAGGTGCCCGCCGAGAACTTTCCGGAGGCATTCCGGATGGCCGCGGGGGTGCCCATGACGGTGCTCGCCGCTGCGGCCGCGGCTGCCTCCGAAGAGCCGCCGCGGGAGcgggggtcggcggcggcagagcagCCCCCGGCCTCGGCGACGCCCCGACCGCGTCCGACCGTGGAGATGCTGaccgaggaggagaaggctgGCTTGTCTCTCCTTGGCTTGAG GGCAAGTGTCTCAACGACCGAGACTAATCCAATGGACGGTGTTGAAGGGCTTGCTTCAGAAGCAATTATTGTTCCAAGTAGTGACCAGGCAATGCCTGATGCAGAAGAGATGGGGAATGCAGCTGCTGAGAGACCTAGGAATAGTGTTCTTTCGACAGCCACAACCGTTAAAGTGCCAGTGATGACAGGCAATGACCGTGCAATGGCTGATGCAAAAGAGATGAGGGGTGCAGATGTTGAGCAAGATGGGGGTTTGTCAACAGCCCTTGCTGTTAAACTGGAGGTTACATCTGGTAATGACCATGCAATGCCTGATGCGAAAGACACGAGGAATGCAGATCTTGAGCAACCTAGGGATAGTGTGCTAGCAACAGCCTCTGTTGTTAAAGTGGAACTTGGAGCAGTCAATGACCATGCAATGCCTAATTCAGAACAGACAAGAAATCCAATTCTTGAGCAACCTTGGGATAGTAATCTGTCGACAAACACTCCTGTTAAGATGCGGGTTACGGAAACCAAGTATCGGCCAGAGAGTATACTTAAAGATGTAAGGGGATTGCTGTCCACTGGCCTTCTTGAAGGCTTCAGGGTAACCTATAAGAAGAATGAG GCGGAGAGGATTGGAAGAATAAATGGACAAGGATATTCTTGTGGCTGCTCGGAATGTGGATATAAAAAT ATAATGAATGCTTGTGAGTTTGAACAGCATTCTGGTGAGTCGTCCAACAATCAAAACAATCACATATTCTTGGACAGCGGAATTTCTTTATACATGGTGATACAAGGACTGAAATATACTAAACTTGATATGCTTGGGGATGTGATTGGCAAAGAGATCGGTCTCCCTCCAAATATGTTTCAATATGAAAAGTGGAAAG CTTCGTTTCAACTGGAAAAGGATGATTTTGATGATGCACCTTCAGAACCTTGTTCAACTCAAAG CTCACAAGAGTTCGCTATCGCTTTGACGGATTCGTTGAAAGACTCAACCAACAATGCCAGTTCAATCCTCAACTGGAGTTCATTCAGGAGGCGTTCAGATAGACAGTTCAAACGAGGATGTGCTGAGACTTTGACTCCAATCTTGAGTAGAAGCCCCGACAAAGAGACATCAGGTCTATCTACAGGCACTTCCATGAAGAGTGGCACTGAGGAAACTCCTAGTGAGAACACAACTGTTCTTCTCGCTCCCGATGGTATAAAATGTAATTCCGCTGGACGTATTGCATTGAGTTCCACATCTTCAGAGTGTGATCCCATAAATTTGGCACTTCCTTTGTCAAGTCCACTTACAGTAATTCAAGATCCTCCACCAGACCACAACGTTGACTCAAATTCGAAAGATTTGTGGCAACCAAAAGTGAG GGATAACACTTTGCACCCGATGCTTTTCAAGGAGGGGGGGCTTCCAGACTTTACTTTGTTAACTTACAAGACGAAGAATGGAGAG GTTCTAATGCAAGGATATAAACTGGGGACAGGTATAGTCTGTGATTGTTGCAGTAGCGAG TTTACTCCTTCACattttgaaaaacatgttGGAATGGGGAAAAGACGGCAACC GTACCGCAGTATTTATACTTCAGATGGATTAACACTTCATGAGCTGGCACTGAAACTGCAGGATAGTTCGCAGACAATGAACAGCACTGTTCTTTGCACGGTTGATGAACTCCCTAATCTTACTTCAG GTTCTGGCAGAGAAGCTTTGACCGCTAGCAGACCTATTATTTTTCCCTTGAAGCGGACACTACAAGAAAGAGTATCCAAAGTAGAGAGCTGTTATATTTGTGG aGATCACCATACGGCGATTGGAGTTATCAGTATTGACATGATTGTCTTCTGTAACCAG TGTGAGAGAGCATGCCACGTTAAGTGCTACAACAATGGACTTCAAAAACCAAAG GCACCTCTGAAAGTTTTGGGAGAATACACACAATTCAACTTCATGTGCAGTGAAAAATGCCAGATGTTACGTGCTTCTTTGCATGAAGCACTGAACAAGAGGGAAGAGATTGCCTTTCTCAGACAGACAAGATCCAGTATTTGTTGGCAACTTTTAAGTGGAATGAATATGAGGAGTGATGTGCAACAGTACATGCATCAGGTCATTGAGATCTTCAAA GATTCATTTGCCAGAACAGCTGCCCAGGACATTGATGTTATACAAGATATGGTTAATTCGTAG
- the LOC102718159 gene encoding uncharacterized protein LOC102718159 isoform X1 — MKPPSPPKQTAAAAPATATTAQGFEIGQITCVKDLLPLLEGVPVTYRFDKYNATLEGTVASDGYVCACPAHAACGYRGKGLSALQFEKHAGVTSKNQNGHIFLRNGRSLYELFHALREVPAENFPEAFRMAAGVPMTVLAAAAAAASEEPPRERGSAAAEQPPASATPRPRPTVEMLTEEEKAGLSLLGLRASVSTTETNPMDGVEGLASEAIIVPSSDQAMPDAEEMGNAAAERPRNSVLSTATTVKVPVMTGNDRAMADAKEMRGADVEQDGGLSTALAVKLEVTSGNDHAMPDAKDTRNADLEQPRDSVLATASVVKVELGAVNDHAMPNSEQTRNPILEQPWDSNLSTNTPVKMRVTETKYRPESILKDVRGLLSTGLLEGFRVTYKKNEAERIGRINGQGYSCGCSECGYKNIMNACEFEQHSGESSNNQNNHIFLDSGISLYMVIQGLKYTKLDMLGDVIGKEIGLPPNMFQYEKWKASFQLEKDDFDDAPSEPCSTQSSQEFAIALTDSLKDSTNNASSILNWSSFRRRSDRQFKRGCAETLTPILSRSPDKETSGLSTGTSMKSGTEETPSENTTVLLAPDGIKCNSAGRIALSSTSSECDPINLALPLSSPLTVIQDPPPDHNVDSNSKDLWQPKVRDNTLHPMLFKEGGLPDFTLLTYKTKNGEVLMQGYKLGTGIVCDCCSSEFTPSHFEKHVGMGKRRQPYRSIYTSDGLTLHELALKLQDSSQTMNSTVLCTVDELPNLTSGSGREALTASRPIIFPLKRTLQERVSKVESCYICGDHHTAIGVISIDMIVFCNQCERACHVKCYNNGLQKPKAPLKVLGEYTQFNFMCSEKCQMLRASLHEALNKREEIAFLRQTRSSICWQLLSGMNMRSDVQQYMHQVIEIFKDSFARTAAQDIDVIQDMVNSQSTTGEKDFRGIYCAVLITSTLVVSAAILKVRTEEVAELALIATRNECRKKGYFSLLLSLIEAHLKAWNIRLLTAPVDPEMAPIWSDKLGYTILSDEQKHSMLVAHPLVMFENLTLMQKSLA; from the exons ATgaagccgccgtcgccaccgaagcagacggcggcggcggcgccggcgacggcgaccacgGCGCAGGGGTTCGAGATCGGTCAGATCACCTGCGTCAAGGacctcctcccgctcctggAGGGCGTCCCCGTTACGTATCGGTTCGACAAGTACAAC GCGACGCTCGAGGGGACTGTCGCCTCCGACGGCTACGTCTGCGCCTGCCCCGCCCACGCGGCCTGCGGCTACCGTGGCAAG GGGCTGTCGGCGTTGCAGTTCGAGAAGCACGCGGGGGTGACGTCGAAGAACCAGAACGGCCACATATTCCTCCGCAACGGCCGCTCGCTCTACGAGCTCTTCCACGCGCTCAGGGAGGTGCCCGCCGAGAACTTTCCGGAGGCATTCCGGATGGCCGCGGGGGTGCCCATGACGGTGCTCGCCGCTGCGGCCGCGGCTGCCTCCGAAGAGCCGCCGCGGGAGcgggggtcggcggcggcagagcagCCCCCGGCCTCGGCGACGCCCCGACCGCGTCCGACCGTGGAGATGCTGaccgaggaggagaaggctgGCTTGTCTCTCCTTGGCTTGAG GGCAAGTGTCTCAACGACCGAGACTAATCCAATGGACGGTGTTGAAGGGCTTGCTTCAGAAGCAATTATTGTTCCAAGTAGTGACCAGGCAATGCCTGATGCAGAAGAGATGGGGAATGCAGCTGCTGAGAGACCTAGGAATAGTGTTCTTTCGACAGCCACAACCGTTAAAGTGCCAGTGATGACAGGCAATGACCGTGCAATGGCTGATGCAAAAGAGATGAGGGGTGCAGATGTTGAGCAAGATGGGGGTTTGTCAACAGCCCTTGCTGTTAAACTGGAGGTTACATCTGGTAATGACCATGCAATGCCTGATGCGAAAGACACGAGGAATGCAGATCTTGAGCAACCTAGGGATAGTGTGCTAGCAACAGCCTCTGTTGTTAAAGTGGAACTTGGAGCAGTCAATGACCATGCAATGCCTAATTCAGAACAGACAAGAAATCCAATTCTTGAGCAACCTTGGGATAGTAATCTGTCGACAAACACTCCTGTTAAGATGCGGGTTACGGAAACCAAGTATCGGCCAGAGAGTATACTTAAAGATGTAAGGGGATTGCTGTCCACTGGCCTTCTTGAAGGCTTCAGGGTAACCTATAAGAAGAATGAG GCGGAGAGGATTGGAAGAATAAATGGACAAGGATATTCTTGTGGCTGCTCGGAATGTGGATATAAAAAT ATAATGAATGCTTGTGAGTTTGAACAGCATTCTGGTGAGTCGTCCAACAATCAAAACAATCACATATTCTTGGACAGCGGAATTTCTTTATACATGGTGATACAAGGACTGAAATATACTAAACTTGATATGCTTGGGGATGTGATTGGCAAAGAGATCGGTCTCCCTCCAAATATGTTTCAATATGAAAAGTGGAAAG CTTCGTTTCAACTGGAAAAGGATGATTTTGATGATGCACCTTCAGAACCTTGTTCAACTCAAAG CTCACAAGAGTTCGCTATCGCTTTGACGGATTCGTTGAAAGACTCAACCAACAATGCCAGTTCAATCCTCAACTGGAGTTCATTCAGGAGGCGTTCAGATAGACAGTTCAAACGAGGATGTGCTGAGACTTTGACTCCAATCTTGAGTAGAAGCCCCGACAAAGAGACATCAGGTCTATCTACAGGCACTTCCATGAAGAGTGGCACTGAGGAAACTCCTAGTGAGAACACAACTGTTCTTCTCGCTCCCGATGGTATAAAATGTAATTCCGCTGGACGTATTGCATTGAGTTCCACATCTTCAGAGTGTGATCCCATAAATTTGGCACTTCCTTTGTCAAGTCCACTTACAGTAATTCAAGATCCTCCACCAGACCACAACGTTGACTCAAATTCGAAAGATTTGTGGCAACCAAAAGTGAG GGATAACACTTTGCACCCGATGCTTTTCAAGGAGGGGGGGCTTCCAGACTTTACTTTGTTAACTTACAAGACGAAGAATGGAGAG GTTCTAATGCAAGGATATAAACTGGGGACAGGTATAGTCTGTGATTGTTGCAGTAGCGAG TTTACTCCTTCACattttgaaaaacatgttGGAATGGGGAAAAGACGGCAACC GTACCGCAGTATTTATACTTCAGATGGATTAACACTTCATGAGCTGGCACTGAAACTGCAGGATAGTTCGCAGACAATGAACAGCACTGTTCTTTGCACGGTTGATGAACTCCCTAATCTTACTTCAG GTTCTGGCAGAGAAGCTTTGACCGCTAGCAGACCTATTATTTTTCCCTTGAAGCGGACACTACAAGAAAGAGTATCCAAAGTAGAGAGCTGTTATATTTGTGG aGATCACCATACGGCGATTGGAGTTATCAGTATTGACATGATTGTCTTCTGTAACCAG TGTGAGAGAGCATGCCACGTTAAGTGCTACAACAATGGACTTCAAAAACCAAAG GCACCTCTGAAAGTTTTGGGAGAATACACACAATTCAACTTCATGTGCAGTGAAAAATGCCAGATGTTACGTGCTTCTTTGCATGAAGCACTGAACAAGAGGGAAGAGATTGCCTTTCTCAGACAGACAAGATCCAGTATTTGTTGGCAACTTTTAAGTGGAATGAATATGAGGAGTGATGTGCAACAGTACATGCATCAGGTCATTGAGATCTTCAAA GATTCATTTGCCAGAACAGCTGCCCAGGACATTGATGTTATACAAGATATGGTTAATTC ACAGTCGACTACCGGAGAGAAGGATTTTCGTGGAATCTATTGTGCAGTGTTAATTACAAG TACACTTGTTGTGTCAGCTGCAATTCTGAAAGTGCGTACAGAAGAAGTTGCAGAACTTGCCCTTATTGCTACGCGTAATGAGTGCAGAAAGAAG GGTTATTTTTCACTTCTCCTAAGTCTAATTGAAGCACATTTAAAGGCATGGAATATCCGTCTTCTAACGGCACCTGTTGATCCAGAGATGGCGCCAATCTGGTCTGACAAACTTGGATACACTATTTTGTCAGATGAACAG AAGCATTCTATGCTGGTGGCACATCCCTTGGTGATGTTCGAGAACCTAACCTTGATGCAGAAATCACTTGCCTGA
- the LOC102717880 gene encoding organelle RRM domain-containing protein 2, mitochondrial, producing MALSSSLLRRLLLRGSTPVSSSSATFCSSAGSPTQSPLSSVFGDDTEVSNVPPLTTPKLFISGLSRLTTDEKLKNAFAPFGQLLESKVITDRISGRSKGFGFVRYATLEEAENARQEMNAKFLDGWVIFVDPAKPREHKPAPQPDTHSSHTGFTTHKTVGWCG from the exons atggccctctcctcctcgctgctccgccgcctcctcctccgcggctcCACCccggtctcctcctcctccgccaccttTTGCTCCTCCGCCGGCTCGCCCACTCAATCGCCCCTGTCCTCCGTCTTCGGCGACGACACCGAGGTCAGCAACGTTCCGCCGCTCACCACCCCCAAGCTTTTCATCAGCG GTCTTTCAAGGTTAACAACCGATGAGAAGCTTAAAAATGCCTTTGCGCCCTTTGGGCAACTACTTGAAT CAAAAGTCATAACAGACAGAATTTCTGGAAGATCCAAGGGCTTTGGTTTTGTTAGATATGCGACTTTAGAAGAAGCTGAGAATGCTCGGCAGGAGATGAATGCAAAATTTCTAGATGGAtgggttatttttgttgatccTGCTAAACCAAGGGAGCATAAACCTGCTCCTCAGCCGGACACTCATTCATCACACACTGGCTTCACAACGCACAAAACTGTAGGATGGTGTGGTTAG